In a genomic window of Aedes aegypti strain LVP_AGWG unplaced genomic scaffold, AaegL5.0 Primary Assembly AGWG_AaegL5_hic_scaff_1006_PBJ_arrow, whole genome shotgun sequence:
- the LOC110680195 gene encoding LOW QUALITY PROTEIN: probable histone-lysine N-methyltransferase set-23 (The sequence of the model RefSeq protein was modified relative to this genomic sequence to represent the inferred CDS: deleted 1 base in 1 codon) translates to QGTCLNRLVNSVPEKQLDVRTSGKVPGQLGLFTNAKNPKGAFVCEYAGEIPHRQEAERRKTIQTTPRKAGRTTPLPDEMSTDQTNRTQTFIDPQTVIPNWPCRFPFHTIGGPPPRIGLFARRDISPGEELFFDYGGGDSPNQATGAVTCLCQSANLPRGHFRL, encoded by the exons CAAGGAACATGTCTCAATAGATTGGTCAATTCGGTCCCCGAAAAACAGCTTGACGTTAGAACCAGTGGC AAGGTTCCTGGACAGCTGGGGCTGTTTACCAATGCCAAAAATCCCAAGGGAGCATTCGTTTGTGAATACGCCGGAGAAATCCCTCACAGACAGGAAGCAGAAAGACGGAAAACCATTCAAACGACTCCCCGCAAGGCAGGAAGAACTACTCCTCTGCCTGACGAAATGTCCACAGATCAAACCAACCGAACGCAGACGTTTATCGACCCGCAAA CTGTGATCCCGAACTGGCCCTGTCGGTTTCCGTTTCATACCATCGGTGGACCACCGCCTAGAATTGGACTTTTCGCCCGGCGCGATATCTCACCCGGAGAGGAACTATTCTTTGACTACGGGGGCGGGGATTCTCCGAACCAAGCCACTGGCGCGGTTACATGTCTTTGCCAGTCGGCGAATCTGCCGCGGGGACACTTCCGGCTTTAA